From the Musa acuminata AAA Group cultivar baxijiao chromosome BXJ1-2, Cavendish_Baxijiao_AAA, whole genome shotgun sequence genome, one window contains:
- the LOC135606129 gene encoding zinc finger protein 1-like: MAIEAVEIRTTASIPPPSAEMSDEELPHIEGWAKRKRSKRHRFFDHPPTEEEYLALCLVMLARDGSGHRPPSLTSDSEAAPPPAKFQYKCSVCGKAFGSYQALGGHKTSHRKPTGGADEASVASTAASASGSSTAGAASGGGRLHQCSVCLKTFPSGQALGGHKRRHYEGSLGSSAAAVAPATSEGASSSHRGLDLTVAALPEFEFDGVRRCLAAAAAATAAAEDEEVQSPLAFKKPRLLIPT, translated from the coding sequence ATGGCAATCGAAGCTGTGGAGATAAGAACGACGGCTTCGATCCCACCGCCAAGCGCCGAGATGAGCGACGAGGAGTTGCCGCACATCGAAGGGTGGGCGAAGCGGAAGCGGTCCAAGCGCCACCGCTTCTTTGATCACCCGCCCACGGAAGAGGAATACTTGGCCCTCTGTCTCGTCATGCTCGCCCGTGATGGATCCGGTCATCGCCCGCCGTCGTTAACCTCCGACTCGGAGGCGGCGCCGCCGCCGGCGAAGTTCCAGTACAAGTGCTCCGTCTGCGGAAAGGCCTTCGGCTCATACCAGGCCCTTGGCGGGCACAAGACCAGTCACCGGAAGCCCACCGGTGGCGCCGACGAAGCCTCCGTCGCGTCAACGGCGGCCTCGGCCTCGGgctcctccaccgccggcgccGCATCTGGCGGTGGCAGGTTGCACCAGTGCTCGGTGTGCCTGAAGACGTTCCCTTCGGGTCAGGCGCTCGGAGGCCACAAGAGGCGCCACTACGAGGGAAGCCTCGGCAGCAGTGCCGCCGCGGTGGCGCCGGCGACGTCGGAGGGCGCGAGCTCGAGCCACCGGGGGTTGGATCTGACCGTGGCGGCGTTGCCCGAGTTCGAGTTCGACGGCGTCAGGCGCTGTCTGGCGGCAGCGGCCGCGGCGACTGCGGCGGCGGAGGATGAGGAGGTGCAGAGCCCACTGGCTTTCAAGAAACCGAGGCTTCTCATCCCGACTTAA
- the LOC135606136 gene encoding BTB/POZ domain-containing protein NPY4-like isoform X1 yields MKYMKLGSKPDAFQADGNNIRFVATELATDIVINVGDVKFYLHKFPLLSKSPRLQKLVAATNEENSDEIDIPDIPGGPAAFEICAKFCYGMIVTLNAYNVVAARCAAEYLEMHETIEKGNLIYKIDVFLNSSILRAWKDSIIVLQTTKSLLPWAEDLKVVGNCIDSIASKASIDPSDVEWSYTYNRRKLPSENGLDSHWNGVRKQQSVPKDWWVEDLCDLEVDLYKRVIVAIKTEGKMLDVVIGEALKAYAYRRLPGFSKGTVTCGSDSMKTRTVLETIVWLLPTELGSVSCSFLLKMLRAASILECGEIYKKELIKRIGCQLHEAPVSDLLIPAAAGETVYDVDLVSSVVQEFVMQESGTTQSSPEASEELVEIVSPIFVSAGSKVLVAKLVDEYLAEIAKDPNLPLSKFIELAGLVSAASRPVHDGLYCAIDTYLKEHPDLTKSEKKKICALMDCKKLSADACIHAVQNERLPLRVVVQVLFFEQMRAAGAMAGGATELPGNIRAAFLRENGGSYGSSRSAITTNTEDEWDGVPTTAGNLNSLKSVNLSSRGGGSQRSSGSGDVNKHGDDKANDKVKGIPMSKKILNKLWSSKGQGSENSSSDMSESPDSSNQEEAKSTHSRNTRHSVS; encoded by the exons ATGAAGTATATGAAGCTTGGATCAAAGCCTGATGCCTTTCAAGCCGATGGGAACAATATCAG GTTCGTTGCGACTGAGCTGGCTACTGACATTGTGATTAATGTAGGAGATGTGAAGTTTTATCTGCATAAG TTCCCTCTTCTATCCAAAAGTCCTCGCTTGCAAAAGTTGGTGGCAGCTACAAATGAGGAAAACAGTGATGAGATTGACATACCTGATATTCCAGGTGGTCCTGCTGCCTTTGAAATTTGTGCTAAATTTTGTTATGGCATGATTGTCACGTTGAATGCATACAACGTTGTTGCCGCTCGCTGCGCGGCAGAGTATCTTGAAATGCATGAAACCATTGAGAAGGGGAACCTCATTTACAAAATCGATGTCTTCCTGAATTCCAGCATTTTACGTGCTTGGAAGGATTCCATCATTGTTCTTCAGACAACAAAGTCTCTGCTACCTTGGGCAGAGGACTTGAAGGTGGTCGGCAACTGCATTGACTCTATAGCTTCCAAAGCATCCATTGATCCTTCTGATGTTGAGTGGTCCTACACCTACAACAGGAGAAAACTTCCATCTGAAAATGGTCTTGATTCACACTGGAATGGTGTTAGGAAACAACAATCTGTGCCCAAAGATTGGTGGGTTGAGGACCTATGTGATCTAGAAGTGGATTTATATAAGCGGGTTATAGTTGCCATCAAGACCGAGGGGAAGATGTTAGATGTTGTGATCGGAGAAGCGCTGAAAGCTTATGCATACAGGAGGCTTCCAGGTTTTTCCAAGGGTACAGTGACCTGCGGAAGTGATTCCATGAAGACTCGAACGGTGCTCGAAACAATTGTTTGGTTATTACCAACAGAATTAGGTTCGGTTTCATGCAGTTTCCTGCTCAAGATGTTAAGAGCTGCAAGCATATTGGAATGTGGAGAAATATATAAGAAGGAATTGATCAAGAGAATCGGATGCCAGTTACATGAAGCTCCTgtgtctgaccttttgatacctgcTGCTGCAGGAGAGACTGTATACGATGTCGACCTAGTTTCAAGTGTTGTCCAGGAGTTTGTGATGCAGGAGAGTGGCACTACACAAAGCAGTCCTGAGGCCTCTGAGGAACTTGTGGAGATCGTGAGCCCGATCTTTGTTTCTGCAGGTTCGAAAGTTCTTGTTGCAAAGCTGGTTGACGAGTACCTTGCTGAAATTGCAAAAGACCCCAATCTACCTCTTTCAAAGTTTATTGAGCTTGCTGGACTGGTTTCAGCTGCATCAAGGCCAGTGCATGATGGACTTTACTGTGCTATCGATACGTATCTGAAG GAGCATCCAGATCTAACAAAAagtgaaaagaagaaaatatgTGCTCTGATGGACTGTAAAAAGCTCTCAGCAGATGCATGCATACATGCTGTGCAAAACGAGCGGCTTCCTCTTCGTGTGGTGGTCCAAGTTCTCTTCTTTGAGCAGATGCGAGCAGCTGGAGCTATGGCCGGTGGTGCAACCGAGCTCCCTGGAAACATCAGGGCGGCGTTCCTCCGGGAAAATGGTGGTTCCTATGGAAGTTCCAGATCAGCCATCACAACCAACACCGAGGACGAGTGGGATGGTGTCCCGACTACTGCTGGAAACCTGAATTCTCTCAAGTCTGTGAACTTGTCCAGCAGAGGTGGAGGGAGTCAGCGGAGCAGCGGCAGTGGTGATGTCAATAAGCATGGTGATGATAAGGCCAATGACAAAGTCAAGGGAATTCCGATGTCGAAGAAGATACTGAACAAGCTGTGGTCAAGCAAAGGGCAAGGCAGCGAAAACAGCAGCTCGGACATGTCCGAGAGCCCCGACTCCAGCAATCAAGAGGAAGCCAAGTCTACTCATTCAAGGAACACAAGGCATTCGGTCTCATAG
- the LOC135606136 gene encoding BTB/POZ domain-containing protein NPY2-like isoform X2, translating to MIVTLNAYNVVAARCAAEYLEMHETIEKGNLIYKIDVFLNSSILRAWKDSIIVLQTTKSLLPWAEDLKVVGNCIDSIASKASIDPSDVEWSYTYNRRKLPSENGLDSHWNGVRKQQSVPKDWWVEDLCDLEVDLYKRVIVAIKTEGKMLDVVIGEALKAYAYRRLPGFSKGTVTCGSDSMKTRTVLETIVWLLPTELGSVSCSFLLKMLRAASILECGEIYKKELIKRIGCQLHEAPVSDLLIPAAAGETVYDVDLVSSVVQEFVMQESGTTQSSPEASEELVEIVSPIFVSAGSKVLVAKLVDEYLAEIAKDPNLPLSKFIELAGLVSAASRPVHDGLYCAIDTYLKEHPDLTKSEKKKICALMDCKKLSADACIHAVQNERLPLRVVVQVLFFEQMRAAGAMAGGATELPGNIRAAFLRENGGSYGSSRSAITTNTEDEWDGVPTTAGNLNSLKSVNLSSRGGGSQRSSGSGDVNKHGDDKANDKVKGIPMSKKILNKLWSSKGQGSENSSSDMSESPDSSNQEEAKSTHSRNTRHSVS from the exons ATGATTGTCACGTTGAATGCATACAACGTTGTTGCCGCTCGCTGCGCGGCAGAGTATCTTGAAATGCATGAAACCATTGAGAAGGGGAACCTCATTTACAAAATCGATGTCTTCCTGAATTCCAGCATTTTACGTGCTTGGAAGGATTCCATCATTGTTCTTCAGACAACAAAGTCTCTGCTACCTTGGGCAGAGGACTTGAAGGTGGTCGGCAACTGCATTGACTCTATAGCTTCCAAAGCATCCATTGATCCTTCTGATGTTGAGTGGTCCTACACCTACAACAGGAGAAAACTTCCATCTGAAAATGGTCTTGATTCACACTGGAATGGTGTTAGGAAACAACAATCTGTGCCCAAAGATTGGTGGGTTGAGGACCTATGTGATCTAGAAGTGGATTTATATAAGCGGGTTATAGTTGCCATCAAGACCGAGGGGAAGATGTTAGATGTTGTGATCGGAGAAGCGCTGAAAGCTTATGCATACAGGAGGCTTCCAGGTTTTTCCAAGGGTACAGTGACCTGCGGAAGTGATTCCATGAAGACTCGAACGGTGCTCGAAACAATTGTTTGGTTATTACCAACAGAATTAGGTTCGGTTTCATGCAGTTTCCTGCTCAAGATGTTAAGAGCTGCAAGCATATTGGAATGTGGAGAAATATATAAGAAGGAATTGATCAAGAGAATCGGATGCCAGTTACATGAAGCTCCTgtgtctgaccttttgatacctgcTGCTGCAGGAGAGACTGTATACGATGTCGACCTAGTTTCAAGTGTTGTCCAGGAGTTTGTGATGCAGGAGAGTGGCACTACACAAAGCAGTCCTGAGGCCTCTGAGGAACTTGTGGAGATCGTGAGCCCGATCTTTGTTTCTGCAGGTTCGAAAGTTCTTGTTGCAAAGCTGGTTGACGAGTACCTTGCTGAAATTGCAAAAGACCCCAATCTACCTCTTTCAAAGTTTATTGAGCTTGCTGGACTGGTTTCAGCTGCATCAAGGCCAGTGCATGATGGACTTTACTGTGCTATCGATACGTATCTGAAG GAGCATCCAGATCTAACAAAAagtgaaaagaagaaaatatgTGCTCTGATGGACTGTAAAAAGCTCTCAGCAGATGCATGCATACATGCTGTGCAAAACGAGCGGCTTCCTCTTCGTGTGGTGGTCCAAGTTCTCTTCTTTGAGCAGATGCGAGCAGCTGGAGCTATGGCCGGTGGTGCAACCGAGCTCCCTGGAAACATCAGGGCGGCGTTCCTCCGGGAAAATGGTGGTTCCTATGGAAGTTCCAGATCAGCCATCACAACCAACACCGAGGACGAGTGGGATGGTGTCCCGACTACTGCTGGAAACCTGAATTCTCTCAAGTCTGTGAACTTGTCCAGCAGAGGTGGAGGGAGTCAGCGGAGCAGCGGCAGTGGTGATGTCAATAAGCATGGTGATGATAAGGCCAATGACAAAGTCAAGGGAATTCCGATGTCGAAGAAGATACTGAACAAGCTGTGGTCAAGCAAAGGGCAAGGCAGCGAAAACAGCAGCTCGGACATGTCCGAGAGCCCCGACTCCAGCAATCAAGAGGAAGCCAAGTCTACTCATTCAAGGAACACAAGGCATTCGGTCTCATAG
- the LOC135606151 gene encoding LOB domain-containing protein 37-like, producing the protein MSCSGCRVLRKGCSDTCVLRPCIQWIDGADAQAHATVFVAKFVGRSTLLSFLSSVPLSHRPAAFRSLLYEACGRTINPVNGATGLLWTGNWHLCQAAVDTVLGGGTIRPLLELGGDADVEELYRYQKGGASSSSSSPPRKRTRDPESKVSPKFDLDLCLMPRSPEAQGKGNWRASTPSATSESSVTTTNEGCAGDKTAEEKPTLLNLFA; encoded by the exons ATGAGCTGCAGCGGTTGCCGGGTACtgcgcaagggctgcagcgacacCTGCGTCCTCCGTCCGTGCATACAGTGGATCGATGGGGCCGACGCCCAGGCGCACGCCACCGTCTTCGTCGCCAAGTTCGTCGGCCGCTCCAccctcctctccttcctctcctccgtCCCCCTTTCCCATCGCCCAG CTGCGTTCCGATCCTTGCTTTACGAGGCGTGCGGCCGCACCATCAACCCGGTCAACGGCGCGACGGGGCTGCTGTGGACCGGGAACTGGCACTTGTGCCAGGCGGCGGTGGACACGGTGCTGGGAGGCGGAACCATTCGACCGCTGCTGGAACTCGGCGGCGATGCCGACGTGGAGGAGCTGTACAGGTATCAGAAGGGAGGGgcgtcgtcttcttcctcctcgccgCCGCGGAAGAGGACGAGGGATCCGGAGAGCAAGGTGTCTCCCAAGTTCGATCTGGACCTCTGCTTGATGCCGCGTTCACCGGAGGCACAGGGGAAGGGCAATTGGCGCGCGTCTACGCCGTCGGCAACGTCGGAGAGCTCGGTGACGACGACGAACGAGGGATGTGCCGGAGATAAAACGGCAGAGGAGAAGCCGACGCTTCTAAATCTCTTCGCCTAA
- the LOC135606153 gene encoding probable polyamine transporter At3g19553, whose product MGEVSATAAEDGSSSPSSVAIPPRPPPKKLAVLPLIALIFYNVSGGPFGVEDSVSAGGGPLLSLLGFLVFPLLWSLPEALVTAELAASFPENGGYVLWISSAFGSFWGFQEGFWKWISGTMDNALYPVLFLDYLRQSLPLFDHPAVRTLALLVLTAALTFLNYRGLNIVGLSAVALTAFSLSPFVVMSLLAIPRIRPRRWLAVNLQRANFRGYFNSMFWNLNYWDKASTLAGEVEDPSRTFPRAIFGAVVLVMASYLIPLLAGTGALDVSTSEEWTDGYFAQVGMVIGGAWLRWWIQAAAAMSNMGLFEAEMSSDSFQLLGMSELGMLPAIFGKRSKYGTPTISIMCSATGVIILSWLSFQEIIEFLNFLYSLGMLLEFAAFIKLRIKKPDLHRPYRIPVETFGAVVLCIPPTFLLVLVMCLASMRTFIVSGSVMLIGFLIYPAIEHMRNKKCVKFINMLPKSCSDTPTVQNQEIVDEASVSLLP is encoded by the exons ATGGGGGAGgtctccgccaccgccgccgagGATGGttcctcctctccttcctccgTCGCGATCCCTCCTCGACCGCCGCCGAAGAAGCTCGCGGTGCTCCCCCTGATCGCCCTCATCTTCTACAACGTCTCCGGCGGCCCCTTCGGCGTCGAAGACTCCGTCTCGGCCGGCGGCGGACCCCTCCTTTCCCTGCTCGGCTTCCTCGTCTTCCCCCTTCTGTGGAGCCTACCCGAAGCCCTCGTCACCGCCGAGCTCGCCGCCAGCTTCCCGGAGAACGGCGGCTACGTGCTCTGGATCTCCTCCGCCTTCGGCTCCTTTTGGGGATTCCAGGAGGGATTCTGGAAGTGGATCAGCGGCACCATGGACAACGCTCTTTACCCCGTCCTCTTCCTCGACTACCTCCGCCAGTCCCTCCCCCTCTTCGATCACCCTGCCGTCCGTACCCTGGCCCTCCTCGTCCTCACCGCCGCCCTCACCTTCCTCAACTACCGTGGCCTCAACATCGTCGGCCTCTCCGCCGTCGCCCTCACCGCTTTCtccctctccccctttgtcgtcatgtCACTGCTCGCCATCCCTCGCATCCGCCCCCGCCGCTGGCTCGCCGTAAATCTCCAAAGAGCCAATTTCAGGGGATACTTCAACAGCATGTTCTGGAACCTGAACTACTGGGACAAGGCAAGCACCCTCGCCGGCGAGGTCGAGGACCCGAGCCGGACTTTCCCCAGGGCGATCTTCGGGGCCGTCGTCCTCGTGATGGCTTCGTACCTGATCCCGTTGCTCGCCGGCACGGGGGCCCTAGATGTGTCCACGTCCGAGGAGTGGACAGACGGGTACTTTGCCCAGGTTGGGATGGTGATTGGGGGAGCCTGGCTCCGATGGTGGATCCAGGCGGCCGCGGCTATGTCCAACATGGGCTTGTTCGAGGCCGAGATGAGCAGCGATTCTTTCCAGTTGCTCGGGATGAGCGAGTTGGGGATGCTGCCGGCAATATTTGGAAAGAG ATCAAAGTATGGCACTCCGACCATTAGCATCATGTGCTCTGCAACTGGGGTCATAATATTATCATGGTTGAGCTTTCAGGAGATTATAGAGTTTCTTAATTTCTTGTACTCCCTGGGGATGCTTCTTGAGTTTGCCGCATTCATAAAACTCAGAATAAAGAAGCCGGATCTCCACAGGCCATATAGGATTCCCGTAGAAACCTTTGGCGCGGTGGTTCTTTGCATACCTCCCACTTTTTTGCTTGTCCTTGTTATGTGTTTGGCTTCGATGAGGACATTTATCGTAAGTGGAAGTGTCATGCTCATCGGGTTTCTTATATATCCTGCCATAGAGCACATGAGGAATAAAAAGTGTGTTAAATTCATCAACATGCTGCCCAAGAGCTGTTCCGACACTCCTACAGTGCAAAATCAGGAAATTGTTGATGAGGCTTCTGTAAGCCTTTTGCCGTGA
- the LOC135606156 gene encoding lysine-rich arabinogalactan protein 19-like produces the protein MDRLTALAIAIAVLGLALSSAAAQSPASSPTATPPTSSSTSAAPAKHTTPVPVAAPAASPTKSTAPAPAVPSPLASTAPAPVAAPLSSVPSASPPTASPPSDAVPPPTPVPLNSPPSPPPALPPPEPATAPPKPAEVPAASPPKPKKKGVTPASSPVATTTPSTPASSPSSEAASPGPSGSAADTSGAASGVGKMMSSVAVLAVAILVI, from the exons CTCTCGCCATCGCCATCGCCGTCCTCGGCCTCGCCCTCTCCTCCGCTGCCGCCCAGTCGCCGGCCTCCTCACCAACTGCTACCCCtcccacctcctcctccacctccgcgGCCCCCGCCAAACACACCACCCCCGTCCCCGTCGCAGCCCCCGCTGCTTCCCCCACCAAGTCCACCGCCCCCGCCCCCGCCGTTCCATCACCCCTCGCATCCACTGCCCCAGCTCCAGTAGCTGCACCCCTCTCCTCCGTTCCCTCTGCGTCTCCTCCCACCGCGTCCCCTCCTTCCGACGCTGTCCCTCCGCCCACGCCTGTCCCCCTCAACTCACCACCTAGCCCTCCACCTGCATTGCCTCCCCCCGAGCCGGCAACGGCCCCTCCGAAACCCGCCGAGGTCCCGGCGGCGTCACCACCGAAACCGAAAAAGAAGGGCGTCACCCCGGCCTCGTCGCCAGTAGCAACCACAACGCCGTCGACACCAGCTTCGTCCCCATCTTCCGAGGCAGCCTCCCCCGGGCCCAGTGGTTCTGCTGCTGACACG AGCGGAGCAGCGAGCGGCGTGGGGAAGATGATGAGCTCGGTGGCGGTGCTGGCCGTTGCCATTTTGGTCATTTAG